In one Dermacentor albipictus isolate Rhodes 1998 colony chromosome 4, USDA_Dalb.pri_finalv2, whole genome shotgun sequence genomic region, the following are encoded:
- the LOC139059546 gene encoding uncharacterized protein, which translates to MTIGLLAFGPSGDFAWFAPSPAVGYITTGRSPQTEQQALLVVPSTTVRRVVNTTVTSTAAMGTELRRRRSAADAAFVVGETLLLELFLVVIALLSNAWAQHAVSSSDEAHSLNSRGADTLVRWNISPAALQHMRSESFKRQFSPWGGKRNTAAFESLLDSPGDQESHRHQLAADASYKVRRLHHTGSPRNADSFSPWGGKRGDDKKDKDQTFNPWGGKRAAGDRFGSWGGKRGTFSAWGGKRAAGDRFGSWGGKRGTFSAWGGKRQQESKNAFSPWGGKRTVRSPLARGEDAARVRQDDGEEDEERSFAPWGGKRGAAEDQAFSPWGGKRDSEEDTSFAPWGGKREDRFNPWGGKREGPFNPWGGKREGSNKEGFFNPWGGKRGADDSFNPWGGKRQDSFNPWGGKRESGVFRPWGGKKEDKVFGPWGGKRDDDVFGPWGGKRDEVSPSSSHSAGRGFPFGGATGQGVDAGSLRKKRDSSMSEHKVTTSYSGKSGGT; encoded by the exons ATGACAATCGGATTACTTGCCTTTGGGCCCTCTGGGGACTTCGCGTGGTTCGCGCCCTCTCCGGCAGTAGGCTATATAACGACGGGACGCTCGCCACAGACTGAGCAACAGGCGCTACTCGTGGTCCCGTCGACGACAGTGCGCCGAGTCGTCAACACCACCGTGACCAGCACAGCCGCCATGGGAACGGAACTGCGCCGCCGTCGCAGTGCCGCTGATGCTGCCTTTGTCGTCGGG gagaCGCTTCTGCTGGAGCTGTTTCTGGTGGTCATCGCGCTCTTGTCGAATGCCTGGGCGCAGCACGCGGTGAGCAGCAGCGACGAAGCGCACTCTCTGAATTCTAGAGGTGCAGACACGCTCGTCCGCTGGAATATATCGCCCGCCGCGCTGCAGCACATGCGCTCTGAGAGCTTCAAGCGCCAGTTCAGCCCCTGGGGTGGTAAGCGGAACACCGCCGCGTTCGAATCCCTGCTGGATTCGCCCGGCGATCAGGAGAGCCACCGGCACCAACTGGCGGCGGACGCGTCGTACAAGGTTCGCCGCCTTCACCACACGGGCAGCCCGAGGAACGCCGATTCGTTTAGTCCCTGGGGTGGCAAAAGAGGGGACGACAAGAAGGACAAGGACCAGACGTTCAACCCCTGGGGCGGCAAGAGGGCGGCGGGTGACCGCTTCGGTTCCTGGGGAGGCAAGAGGGGAACGTTCAGCGCCTGGGGCGGCAAGAGGGCGGCGGGCGACCGCTTCGGCTCCTGGGGAGGCAAGAGGGGCACGTTCAGCGCCTGGGGCGGCAAGCGGCAGCAGGAGAGCAAGAACGCCTTCAGCCCGTGGGGAGGCAAGAGGACTGTCAGAAGCCCGCTGGCCAGGGGCGAGGATGCTGCGAGGGTCAGGCAAGACGACGGCGAGGAGGACGAGGAGCGGAGCTTCGCCCCTTGGGGCGGAAAGAGGGGAGCCGCGGAAGACCAAGCATTTTCCCCATGGGGAGGGAAAAGGGATAGCGAGGAGGACACGTCTTTCGCGCCCTGGGGAGGCAAGCGTGAGGACCGTTTTAACCCGTGGGGCGGAAAGCGGGAAGGACCCTTCAATCCCTGGGGAGGCAAGAGGGAGGGCTCAAACAAGGAGGGATTTTTCAACCCTTGGGGAGGCAAACGCGGTGCTGACGACTCTTTTAACCCTTGGGGTGGCAAGAGGCAGGACTCCTTCAACCCTTGGGGAGGAAAGAGGGAAAGTGGCGTGTTCAGGCCTTGGGGCGGAAAGAAAGAGGACAAGGTCTTCGGGCCTTGGGGAGGAAAAAGGGACGACGACGTGTTCGGGCCCTGGGGAGGCAAACGGGACGAAGTGTCGCCATCGTCGAGCCATTCTGCGGGCAGGGGCTTCCCCTTCGGCGGCGCGACCGGCCAAGGCGTGGATGCAGGGTCCTTGCGCAAGAAGCGTGATTCTTCCATGAGCGAACACAAGGTGACGACGTCATACAGTGGAAAAAGCGGAGGGACGTAA